In Deinococcus sp. QL22, the following are encoded in one genomic region:
- a CDS encoding DUF1802 family protein, with the protein MSSLTPALKEWDTQAQALSLGQTALLIRKGGIMETHDGFEVEHSSFLLYPTFLHQNPAELRPEFALLLRDDPQPGAIVLPALAEVIGVWKVEQEAQARALADLQALTADAISRRFAYRGRPWVHALLLRVRPLSAPLVLPETPQMLGCVSWVPLGEVTVDAGPPVLDEGELAGLQSEIEARLAETAQL; encoded by the coding sequence ATGTCCTCCCTCACCCCAGCCCTCAAAGAATGGGACACCCAAGCCCAAGCCCTCAGTCTGGGCCAAACCGCGCTGCTGATCCGCAAGGGCGGCATTATGGAAACGCACGACGGCTTTGAAGTTGAGCACAGTTCGTTCCTGCTCTATCCCACCTTCCTGCACCAGAACCCAGCCGAACTGCGGCCCGAATTTGCGCTCCTGCTGCGAGACGATCCGCAACCCGGCGCAATTGTCTTGCCAGCGTTGGCCGAAGTGATAGGCGTCTGGAAGGTAGAGCAGGAAGCGCAGGCGCGGGCCTTGGCCGACTTGCAAGCGCTGACTGCCGACGCCATTTCGCGTCGGTTTGCCTACCGGGGCCGCCCTTGGGTTCATGCGCTGCTGCTGCGGGTGCGCCCGCTGAGTGCGCCGCTGGTACTCCCCGAAACGCCGCAAATGTTGGGCTGTGTCAGTTGGGTGCCGCTGGGAGAAGTGACGGTAGACGCGGGGCCTCCTGTGTTGGATGAGGGAGAGCTGGCAGGCTTGCAGAGCGAAATAGAGGCGCGGCTAGCAGAGACAGCCCAGCTATAG
- a CDS encoding class I SAM-dependent methyltransferase produces the protein MQHSPFTALAAVYDAIMADVEYDHWADFVLTYARDGGLNAAPDTQLSALDLACGTGGFTRELQAAGLSVTGLDGSSEMLRVARQRLPSIPFEVGDLRSFELGKQFDLITCVFDSLNNLLDPADLGAAFRQAQGHLRAGGLLACDLNTRIGVRELWEDNTIEGLAHTEDGREVHYHWSHHHDVEADVGVVQAFCRVLNSDGTTEEFIETHRERGYDPADLETLLGAAGFDRWEVVEYPDFAPPTPETPRVWVFAWAGA, from the coding sequence ATGCAGCACTCCCCTTTTACCGCGTTGGCCGCCGTGTACGACGCGATTATGGCCGATGTGGAATATGACCACTGGGCCGATTTCGTGCTGACGTATGCCCGTGATGGTGGCCTGAACGCCGCGCCGGACACCCAACTCAGCGCCCTGGATCTGGCGTGCGGCACAGGCGGCTTTACCCGCGAGTTGCAGGCAGCGGGCCTGAGCGTGACTGGGCTGGACGGCAGCTCCGAAATGCTGCGTGTGGCGCGGCAACGGCTGCCCAGCATCCCCTTTGAAGTGGGCGACTTGCGGAGCTTTGAACTGGGCAAGCAATTTGACCTGATCACCTGTGTCTTCGACAGCTTGAACAACTTGCTTGACCCTGCCGATTTGGGCGCGGCCTTTCGGCAGGCGCAGGGGCATCTGCGGGCAGGCGGGCTGTTGGCCTGCGACCTGAACACCAGAATCGGCGTGCGGGAACTGTGGGAAGACAACACCATAGAGGGTTTGGCGCACACCGAAGATGGCCGTGAGGTGCATTACCACTGGTCTCATCATCATGACGTGGAAGCCGATGTGGGCGTGGTGCAGGCGTTTTGCCGGGTGCTCAACAGCGACGGCACCACCGAGGAATTTATAGAAACCCACCGGGAACGCGGCTACGACCCAGCCGATCTAGAGACGCTGCTTGGCGCGGCAGGCTTTGACCGCTGGGAAGTGGTGGAATACCCCGACTTTGCCCCGCCCACGCCCGAAACGCCGCGTGTGTGGGTGTTTGCCTGGGCAGGCGCATGA
- a CDS encoding NAD(P)H-dependent glycerol-3-phosphate dehydrogenase, with protein MSGLTVPGLTVLGAGGWGTALAVNGARAEQPVTLWARRPDFAARLAEVRENREYLPGSLLPESVRLTSDLAEAVAGAEWALVVVPSVGVPDLLADLPRTLGVVLCAKGLAPDGGRLTDLARKLGFARVAVLSGPNHAEEVGRGLPAATVVASTDEPLALAAQMALMTPSLRVYTSTDEVGVELGGVLKNVIALAAGLGDGLQLGDNAKATLITRGLREMGRYLLSQGAQEETVYGLSGLGDLVATATSAHSRNRAAGEAMARGQTPAQGGKVVEGLRTAGLLDAWATAHGHDLPIVRAVARVASGEWTPVVGLRHLMERDAKAEHDE; from the coding sequence ATGAGCGGCCTGACTGTGCCGGGTTTAACTGTACTGGGCGCTGGGGGCTGGGGCACAGCATTGGCGGTGAACGGCGCACGCGCTGAGCAGCCCGTCACCCTCTGGGCCAGACGCCCCGATTTTGCCGCCCGCCTGGCCGAGGTGCGCGAAAACCGGGAATATCTGCCGGGCAGCTTGCTGCCCGAATCGGTGCGCCTGACCTCTGATCTAGCGGAAGCGGTGGCGGGCGCAGAGTGGGCTTTGGTGGTGGTTCCCAGCGTGGGCGTGCCCGATTTGCTGGCCGACTTGCCCCGCACTCTGGGCGTGGTGCTGTGTGCCAAAGGCCTAGCGCCAGATGGTGGACGCCTGACTGACTTGGCCCGCAAGTTGGGCTTTGCACGGGTGGCCGTGCTGAGTGGCCCCAACCACGCCGAGGAAGTGGGCCGGGGCTTACCCGCCGCGACGGTGGTTGCCAGCACCGACGAACCTTTGGCCCTCGCCGCGCAAATGGCCCTGATGACGCCCAGCCTGCGCGTGTATACCAGCACCGATGAGGTGGGCGTAGAACTCGGGGGCGTACTGAAAAACGTGATCGCTTTGGCCGCTGGCCTGGGTGACGGTCTGCAACTGGGTGACAATGCCAAAGCCACCCTGATCACACGTGGCCTGAGGGAAATGGGCCGCTACTTACTGTCTCAGGGCGCACAGGAAGAGACGGTGTACGGCCTGAGCGGATTGGGCGATTTGGTCGCTACCGCCACCAGCGCGCACAGCCGCAACCGCGCCGCCGGGGAAGCGATGGCACGCGGTCAGACTCCGGCGCAGGGGGGAAAAGTGGTGGAAGGCCTCCGCACCGCAGGACTGCTGGACGCCTGGGCCACCGCACACGGCCACGACCTGCCGATTGTGCGGGCCGTCGCACGTGTCGCCAGCGGAGAATGGACGCCCGTTGTGGGCCTGCGCCACCTGATGGAACGGGACGCCAAGGCCGAGCATGATGAATGA
- a CDS encoding phosphohydrolase, whose amino-acid sequence MNDAAPMDAALLATAEAFALPYYAEAHRAYHNAEHVRAVLHALDSRQVLTPVLALAVWGHDLIYDPRKHDNEQRSADVFDGWLTQQGAPADLGADIHALILATRHAEPATTRAEALLIDADLSILGADAEAFAAYDAAIRREYGHVPGLLYRVGRKKILRGFLERERIFTTPEFAGLEAQARVNLAGTIAKL is encoded by the coding sequence ATGAATGACGCTGCTCCGATGGACGCCGCTTTGCTGGCCACTGCCGAAGCCTTTGCCCTCCCCTATTACGCCGAGGCCCACCGCGCCTACCACAACGCTGAGCATGTGCGGGCCGTGCTGCACGCGCTGGACAGTAGGCAAGTGCTGACTCCTGTGCTGGCGTTAGCCGTGTGGGGCCATGACCTGATTTACGATCCCCGAAAACACGACAACGAACAACGCAGCGCCGATGTATTTGATGGCTGGTTGACGCAACAGGGCGCACCCGCTGATCTGGGCGCCGACATCCACGCCCTGATTTTGGCGACCCGCCACGCTGAGCCCGCCACCACACGCGCTGAAGCCCTGTTGATAGACGCTGACCTCAGCATTCTGGGAGCCGATGCCGAAGCTTTTGCTGCCTACGACGCCGCCATTCGCCGGGAATATGGACACGTACCGGGGCTGCTGTACCGTGTGGGCCGCAAAAAAATCTTGCGCGGCTTCTTGGAGCGGGAGCGGATATTTACGACGCCTGAATTTGCGGGGCTAGAGGCGCAGGCGCGGGTGAATCTGGCGGGGACGATAGCGAAACTTTAG
- a CDS encoding V-type ATP synthase subunit D, translating into MAGQISPTRSALLASKASLKTASSGADLLKRKRDALIGEFFALVKDALAAREQLSGVSKGAYTSLFGAKAWDSPEAVESLSLATGGEYTVQMEIQSIYGVKVPKIEVPARPTGVNFSPINVGARTIQAAGDFGGVMEAIVKVAATETKLRRIGEEIKKTSRRVNALEQVVIPGIQDDIRFVRGVLDQREREESFRLKKIKAKLEREKELEKAATAAAGSHGTAAD; encoded by the coding sequence ATGGCAGGACAGATCAGCCCCACCCGCAGCGCCCTGCTCGCCAGCAAGGCTAGCCTGAAAACGGCCTCTAGCGGTGCAGACCTGCTGAAGCGTAAGCGTGACGCCCTCATCGGAGAGTTTTTTGCTCTGGTGAAAGACGCGCTGGCCGCCCGTGAGCAACTGAGCGGCGTGAGCAAGGGCGCGTATACCAGCCTGTTTGGGGCCAAAGCATGGGACAGTCCCGAAGCCGTGGAAAGCCTGAGCTTGGCGACGGGCGGTGAATACACCGTTCAGATGGAAATTCAGAGCATTTACGGCGTGAAAGTGCCTAAGATCGAGGTGCCCGCCCGTCCTACTGGCGTGAACTTCAGCCCGATCAACGTCGGCGCACGCACCATTCAGGCCGCAGGCGACTTTGGCGGCGTGATGGAAGCCATCGTAAAGGTGGCCGCCACCGAAACCAAGTTGCGGCGCATCGGCGAGGAGATTAAAAAGACCTCGCGCCGGGTCAACGCCCTAGAGCAAGTGGTCATTCCCGGCATTCAGGACGACATCCGTTTTGTGCGCGGCGTCCTCGATCAGCGCGAACGTGAAGAAAGCTTCCGTCTGAAGAAAATCAAGGCGAAGCTGGAACGCGAAAAAGAACTGGAAAAAGCCGCCACCGCAGCGGCAGGCAGTCACGGCACCGCCGCCGACTGA
- a CDS encoding V-type ATP synthase subunit B, with translation MTLLKKEYNDVAYISGPLLFVNAASDLAYGAIVEIKDGQGKIRGGQVISVSDENAVIQVFEETRGLDLATASVSLVEDVARLGVSKEMIGRRFDGLGRPIDGLPQVVAEKRVSINGQPMNPTARAKPEEFIQTGISTIDVNTSLIRGQKLPIFSGSGLPHNELAAQIARQAKVPGHEGDFAVVFAAMGLTQREVSFFTQEFERTGALARSVLFLNRADDPAVERLLTPRMALTTAEYLAFEHGYHVLVILTDLTNYCEALREIGGAREEIPGRRGFPGYMYTDLASLYERAGVVQGKPGSVTQIPILSMPDDDITHPIPDLTGYITEGQIVVDRALNTKGIFPPINPLPSLSRLQGNGIGKGKTRADHKNVSDQLFAAYANGLDLRKLVAITGEDALSDTDKLYLRFADDFEQYFIGQGGQDRSIDESLTVAWGILSKLPQSQLTRLSKDTIDKYYGTKVDEMWRGNRI, from the coding sequence ATGACCCTGCTCAAGAAGGAATACAACGATGTGGCCTATATCTCCGGTCCCTTGTTGTTCGTAAATGCGGCCTCCGACCTCGCTTACGGCGCAATCGTCGAAATCAAGGATGGTCAGGGCAAGATTCGCGGCGGACAGGTCATCAGCGTATCTGATGAAAACGCCGTGATTCAGGTGTTCGAAGAAACGCGTGGTCTGGACCTCGCCACCGCCAGCGTCAGCCTCGTTGAAGACGTGGCCCGCCTCGGCGTGAGCAAGGAAATGATTGGCCGCCGCTTTGACGGCCTGGGTCGCCCGATTGACGGTCTGCCCCAGGTGGTCGCCGAGAAGCGCGTGAGCATCAACGGCCAGCCCATGAACCCCACGGCGCGTGCCAAGCCCGAAGAATTTATTCAGACCGGCATCAGCACCATCGACGTGAACACCTCGCTGATCCGTGGTCAGAAGCTCCCCATTTTCTCGGGCAGTGGTTTGCCGCACAACGAACTGGCAGCGCAGATCGCCCGTCAGGCCAAGGTGCCCGGACACGAAGGCGACTTCGCCGTGGTGTTCGCGGCCATGGGTCTGACCCAGCGCGAAGTCAGCTTCTTCACGCAGGAATTCGAGCGCACGGGCGCACTGGCCCGCAGCGTATTGTTCCTGAACCGCGCCGACGATCCCGCCGTAGAGCGCCTTTTGACGCCCCGTATGGCGCTCACCACCGCCGAGTACCTGGCCTTCGAGCACGGCTATCACGTCCTCGTGATCCTGACCGACTTGACCAACTACTGTGAAGCCCTCCGTGAAATCGGCGGCGCACGCGAGGAAATCCCCGGACGACGCGGCTTCCCCGGCTATATGTACACCGACTTGGCAAGCCTTTACGAACGCGCAGGCGTGGTACAGGGCAAACCCGGATCGGTCACGCAGATTCCAATTCTGTCCATGCCCGACGACGATATTACCCATCCCATCCCCGACCTGACCGGGTACATCACCGAAGGCCAGATCGTGGTTGACCGGGCGCTGAACACCAAGGGCATCTTCCCGCCCATCAACCCGCTGCCCAGCCTGAGCCGCTTGCAGGGCAACGGCATCGGCAAAGGCAAGACCCGCGCCGACCACAAAAACGTGTCCGACCAGCTGTTTGCGGCTTACGCCAACGGCCTCGACTTGCGTAAATTGGTGGCAATTACGGGTGAAGATGCCCTCAGCGACACCGACAAACTGTACCTGCGCTTTGCCGATGATTTCGAGCAGTACTTCATCGGGCAGGGCGGCCAGGATCGTTCTATCGACGAGAGCCTGACGGTGGCGTGGGGCATTCTGTCCAAGCTGCCCCAGAGCCAATTGACGCGCCTCAGCAAAGACACCATCGACAAGTACTACGGTACCAAGGTGGACGAAATGTGGCGGGGCAACCGGATCTAA
- a CDS encoding V-type ATP synthase subunit A, translating to MTQNKAGVVQSIAGPAVIANGMYGAKMYDIVRVGTERLVGEIIRLDGNTAFVQVYEDTSGLTVGEPVVTTNLPLSVELGPGMLNGIYDGIQRPLDKIREASGDFIARGIEVSSLDRTKTWAFTPSVNAGDMVIGSSILGTVPEFSFTHKILTPPEKSGKLRWVAAAGDYNIDDTIAELEDGTKLRMAHYWPVRAPRPVAKKLDPSLPFLTGMRILDVLFPLVMGGAAAIPGPFGSGKTVTQQSVAKYGNADIVVYVGCGERGNEMTDVLVEFPELVDPKTGGPLMHRTILIANTSNMPVAAREASVYTGITLAEYFRDQGYSVSLMADSTSRWAEALREISSRLEEMPAEEGYPPYLGAKLAAFYERAGAVTTLGGETGAVSVIGAVSPAGGDMSEPVTQATLRITGAFWRLDAGLARRRHFPAINWNGSYSLFTPILDGWYRANVGPDFPELRQRIGNLLQQEAALQEVVQLVGPDALQDNERLIIEAGRMLRQDFLQQNGFDPVDASASMPKNYGLMQMFLKFYDQADIALKGGATIDEIIQSPVIEKLGRARYTPEGEFAAYRDDVLAELDTTFKGVKV from the coding sequence ATGACGCAGAACAAAGCAGGCGTCGTGCAGAGTATCGCTGGCCCCGCCGTGATCGCCAACGGCATGTACGGCGCGAAAATGTACGACATCGTGCGCGTAGGCACCGAGCGTCTGGTCGGAGAAATCATTCGACTGGACGGCAATACGGCCTTCGTGCAGGTGTACGAAGATACCAGCGGCCTGACGGTGGGCGAACCCGTCGTCACGACCAACTTGCCCCTCAGCGTCGAACTGGGGCCGGGCATGCTCAACGGCATCTATGACGGCATTCAGCGCCCTCTGGACAAAATCCGTGAAGCTTCGGGCGACTTTATCGCTCGCGGTATCGAAGTCAGCAGCCTTGACCGCACCAAAACCTGGGCCTTTACGCCCAGCGTGAATGCGGGCGACATGGTCATCGGGTCTTCGATCCTCGGCACCGTGCCCGAATTCAGCTTCACGCACAAGATCCTGACGCCCCCCGAAAAGAGCGGCAAGCTGCGCTGGGTGGCGGCAGCAGGCGACTACAACATCGACGATACGATTGCTGAACTGGAAGACGGAACCAAGCTCCGCATGGCCCACTACTGGCCCGTGCGTGCGCCCCGTCCCGTTGCCAAAAAGCTTGACCCCAGCTTGCCCTTCCTGACCGGAATGCGCATTCTGGACGTGCTGTTCCCTCTGGTGATGGGCGGCGCGGCAGCTATTCCCGGCCCCTTCGGATCGGGCAAAACCGTAACCCAGCAAAGCGTGGCGAAGTACGGCAACGCCGACATCGTGGTGTACGTGGGTTGCGGCGAGCGCGGCAACGAGATGACCGACGTGTTGGTGGAGTTCCCCGAATTGGTTGACCCCAAGACGGGCGGCCCGCTGATGCACCGCACCATCCTGATCGCCAACACCTCTAACATGCCGGTGGCGGCGCGTGAAGCGTCCGTGTACACGGGCATTACGCTGGCCGAGTACTTCCGCGATCAGGGCTACTCCGTGTCCCTGATGGCCGACTCCACCAGCCGCTGGGCCGAAGCCCTCCGCGAAATCTCCAGCCGCCTTGAAGAAATGCCCGCAGAAGAAGGCTACCCCCCTTACCTCGGTGCGAAACTCGCGGCGTTCTACGAGCGTGCCGGAGCGGTGACCACCCTCGGCGGCGAAACAGGCGCAGTCAGCGTGATCGGCGCAGTTTCGCCGGCAGGCGGCGACATGTCTGAACCCGTGACTCAGGCCACCCTGCGTATTACCGGCGCGTTCTGGCGTCTTGACGCTGGCCTGGCCCGCCGCCGCCACTTCCCAGCGATCAACTGGAACGGCTCTTACAGCCTGTTCACACCGATTCTGGATGGCTGGTACCGCGCCAACGTCGGCCCCGACTTCCCCGAACTGCGCCAGCGCATCGGCAACCTGCTTCAGCAAGAAGCCGCGCTGCAAGAAGTGGTGCAACTTGTCGGCCCCGACGCCCTGCAAGACAACGAGCGTCTGATCATCGAAGCGGGCCGCATGTTGCGTCAGGATTTCCTGCAGCAAAACGGCTTCGACCCCGTTGACGCCAGCGCCTCCATGCCCAAAAACTACGGTCTGATGCAGATGTTCCTGAAGTTTTACGATCAGGCCGACATTGCGCTGAAGGGCGGAGCCACCATCGACGAAATTATTCAAAGCCCCGTGATCGAGAAACTGGGCCGCGCACGATACACGCCCGAAGGCGAATTTGCCGCCTACCGCGATGACGTGCTGGCCGAACTCGACACGACCTTCAAGGGAGTCAAGGTATGA
- a CDS encoding V-type ATP synthase subunit F, whose translation MTAKAQAGGTLQRVAVLADNETATGYRLAGAEVIEATPESALRELEALITGNRYGLIAIDTGLIPDPATATARIMRGRDLPILLPIPSLADAFSADTVDAKAYMGKLVRETIGFDIKL comes from the coding sequence ATGACCGCCAAAGCCCAAGCAGGCGGCACCTTGCAGCGCGTGGCGGTGTTGGCCGACAACGAAACGGCCACCGGCTACCGCTTGGCGGGTGCAGAAGTCATCGAGGCCACCCCGGAAAGCGCCCTGCGTGAACTGGAAGCCCTGATTACCGGCAACCGCTACGGCCTGATCGCCATCGACACCGGCCTGATTCCCGACCCAGCCACCGCCACCGCCCGCATCATGCGGGGCCGGGATCTGCCCATCCTCTTGCCTATTCCCAGCTTGGCCGACGCCTTTAGTGCCGATACCGTGGACGCCAAAGCCTACATGGGTAAACTCGTGCGCGAAACCATCGGCTTTGACATCAAGTTGTAA
- a CDS encoding V-type ATPase subunit: protein MPDDYAYINTRVRIMRTKLLDGRSLDSALSSGSYQEFLRVLTETELAANMRETTTEGAGLPELDRALSANLFATTQKVLNFADGDAKREIQALLMKWDLVNLKTVARGVVGGRGADAILDSLIPGGTIKIAALQTAAQSSDLAAAAAAIALSGHPLAKAMRDGASAYAASGRLLDLEVTLDQGYYRHALNVARNTSLRRYLSREIDVTNALIARASKGQPLDPNLFVAGGHLDAGGYARLAGGDAGGVPDIVGILDAPTLEDAEVAARTALDNAARNVAAGDPEGVGIILDFLRRKEIEIAKLRLIARGKFYNLSAESIRKEVQA, encoded by the coding sequence ATGCCCGACGATTACGCTTACATCAACACGCGTGTCCGCATCATGCGAACCAAACTGCTCGACGGGCGCTCGCTCGACTCGGCGCTCTCGTCGGGCAGCTATCAGGAATTTTTGCGTGTGCTGACCGAAACCGAACTGGCCGCCAACATGCGTGAAACCACGACCGAGGGTGCGGGTCTGCCCGAACTCGACCGCGCCCTGTCTGCCAACCTGTTTGCCACCACCCAGAAGGTACTGAACTTTGCCGATGGCGACGCCAAACGCGAGATTCAGGCCCTGCTGATGAAGTGGGATCTGGTGAACCTCAAGACCGTGGCGCGTGGTGTGGTCGGTGGACGCGGCGCAGACGCCATTTTGGACAGCCTGATTCCGGGCGGCACCATCAAAATTGCTGCCCTGCAAACCGCTGCTCAGAGCAGTGATTTGGCTGCCGCCGCCGCCGCCATCGCCCTCAGTGGACACCCGCTGGCCAAGGCGATGCGCGACGGAGCCAGTGCTTACGCTGCCAGTGGCCGCTTGCTGGACTTGGAAGTGACGTTGGATCAGGGCTACTACCGCCACGCGCTGAACGTGGCCCGCAATACCAGCCTGCGCCGTTACTTGAGCCGGGAAATCGACGTGACCAATGCGCTGATTGCCCGCGCCAGCAAAGGCCAACCCCTCGACCCCAACTTGTTTGTGGCGGGCGGGCACCTCGACGCAGGCGGCTACGCACGCTTGGCAGGCGGGGACGCAGGCGGCGTGCCCGATATCGTGGGCATTCTGGACGCTCCGACCCTGGAGGACGCCGAAGTCGCGGCGCGGACGGCGCTCGACAATGCCGCCCGTAATGTGGCGGCGGGCGACCCCGAAGGTGTGGGCATCATCCTTGATTTCCTGCGCCGCAAAGAAATCGAGATTGCCAAACTGCGCCTGATCGCACGCGGGAAGTTTTATAACCTGAGTGCTGAATCTATTCGGAAAGAGGTGCAGGCATGA
- a CDS encoding V-type ATP synthase subunit E: MALDKLLEQEAQSEIERIRAEARDRAATILKDAQDRAEALLDSRTRALHSQRQAGLVRARSAAELELSASRLKAGEHGMAQVYSLVEGHLQEVIAAPEYREILARLIWQAREAIPNADAVEVNPADVMVACELVTDLPVRENAGIVGGVRVLSNGGKSGITNTLAGRLDRVKGELAPQISRLLAE, translated from the coding sequence CCGCGCCGAAGCCCGTGACCGCGCCGCCACCATCCTGAAAGACGCCCAAGACCGCGCCGAAGCCCTGCTGGACAGCCGAACCCGCGCCCTGCACAGCCAGCGTCAAGCAGGTCTCGTGCGGGCACGCAGCGCCGCCGAACTCGAACTGAGTGCGTCTCGTCTCAAAGCGGGCGAACACGGAATGGCGCAGGTGTACAGCCTCGTGGAAGGTCACTTGCAAGAAGTGATCGCTGCTCCCGAATACCGCGAGATTTTGGCGCGGTTAATCTGGCAGGCCCGCGAAGCCATTCCCAACGCCGACGCGGTTGAAGTGAACCCCGCCGACGTGATGGTGGCTTGCGAACTCGTGACTGATCTGCCCGTGCGTGAAAACGCCGGAATCGTGGGCGGTGTGCGCGTGCTGTCCAACGGTGGTAAGAGCGGCATCACCAATACCCTCGCAGGCCGACTCGACCGCGTGAAGGGTGAACTTGCCCCGCAGATCAGCCGTCTGCTGGCCGAGTAA